From the genome of Candidatus Poribacteria bacterium, one region includes:
- a CDS encoding homoserine dehydrogenase — protein MAARAIRVGLIGLGTVGGGVVRILEQRADWLANHVGTQIDLRMVAVRDFAKERGFALRPGLLTTDTLALVRRSDIDIVVELMGGTDDARRFVLEALAHGKHVVTANKALIALHGDEVFRAAHKAGVGVYLEASVAGGIPIIKALHEGLAANEIQGIYGIVNGTCNYILTQMTQRGESFATALAAAQELGYAEAEPSFDVDGFDTAHKIAILSSLAYGFNVNVNAVSIEGIRAIEPDDIQYARELGYVIKLLAISRRVDGKVDVRVHPAMIPERHMLANVHDAFNAVVVVGDAVGPTLFYGRGAGRMPTASAVVADLVDAARTVASGAPATIPGCWHPERAVTVPIHPIGDCVTRYYLRMQVDDRPGVFAEIATILGRHDISISAVIQKEPHCEDSVPIVLMTHRAVERNLRSALDEIDRLSCVKAPTACIRVEADL, from the coding sequence ATGGCAGCGCGCGCGATCCGCGTCGGGTTGATCGGTCTAGGAACCGTCGGCGGCGGCGTCGTCCGAATCCTAGAGCAGCGCGCCGACTGGCTCGCCAACCACGTCGGCACTCAGATCGACCTGAGGATGGTCGCGGTGCGCGACTTCGCCAAAGAGCGCGGATTCGCCTTGCGACCCGGGCTCCTCACCACGGACACCCTGGCGCTCGTTCGCCGGTCCGACATCGACATCGTCGTCGAGCTGATGGGCGGAACCGACGATGCGCGTCGGTTCGTCCTCGAAGCGTTGGCGCACGGCAAGCACGTCGTCACCGCCAACAAGGCTCTCATCGCGCTCCACGGCGATGAGGTGTTCCGAGCGGCTCACAAGGCGGGCGTGGGCGTCTACCTCGAGGCGAGTGTCGCCGGCGGTATCCCCATCATCAAAGCCCTCCACGAAGGCTTGGCTGCCAACGAGATCCAGGGCATCTACGGGATCGTCAACGGGACGTGCAACTACATTCTCACGCAGATGACCCAGCGGGGTGAGTCGTTCGCGACGGCTCTGGCGGCTGCTCAGGAGCTCGGATACGCAGAAGCCGAACCGAGCTTCGATGTCGACGGGTTCGACACGGCGCACAAGATCGCGATCCTGTCGTCACTCGCCTACGGATTCAACGTGAATGTGAACGCGGTCTCCATCGAGGGCATCCGAGCGATCGAGCCGGACGACATTCAGTACGCGCGGGAGCTCGGCTACGTCATCAAGCTGCTGGCGATCTCGCGTCGCGTGGACGGGAAAGTGGACGTGCGCGTGCACCCCGCGATGATCCCAGAACGCCACATGCTCGCCAACGTTCACGACGCCTTCAACGCCGTCGTCGTGGTGGGCGACGCCGTGGGTCCGACGTTGTTCTACGGCAGAGGGGCGGGCAGAATGCCGACCGCCAGCGCGGTCGTCGCCGATCTGGTGGATGCCGCTCGAACGGTCGCCTCCGGCGCGCCAGCGACGATACCTGGATGTTGGCATCCCGAACGCGCCGTGACCGTCCCGATCCACCCCATCGGCGACTGTGTGACACGCTACTACCTGCGCATGCAGGTCGATGACCGCCCGGGGGTGTTCGCCGAGATCGCGACGATTCTAGGTCGCCATGACATCAGCATCTCGGCGGTGATCCAGAAGGAACCGCACTGCGAGGATTCGGTGCCGATCGTCCTGATGACGCATCGCGCCGTCGAGCGGAACCTGCGGTCGGCTCTGGATGAGATCGATCGGCTGTCGTGCGTCAAGGCTCCGACCGCCTGCATCCGCGTCGAGGCAGACCTGTGA
- a CDS encoding glycerophosphodiester phosphodiesterase: MSALGPGLSSQSRRKPLNMAHRGGVALAPENTMVAFENAVRIGVDVLELDVHLTRDRRVVVSHDATVDRATNGSGPIAGMSFDELSSLDAGYRFTPDGGKSYPYRGTGVVVPLFSDVLSAFPETRVNVDLKSQEPELAQLTLDAIDGQEARDRVCVASFYHGALERFREISSGRVATSASPFEARLFAYVLRWLPRLWSVPYDALQVPLRHRRCEIASHGFIWAAHRWGVEVHVYDADDEPSIRRSVALGVDGIISDRPDLVRQVLEDIHP; encoded by the coding sequence ATGTCGGCTTTGGGACCCGGACTCTCATCGCAGTCCCGACGCAAGCCCCTCAACATGGCGCATCGTGGCGGCGTCGCCCTCGCCCCCGAAAACACGATGGTCGCGTTCGAAAACGCTGTCCGAATCGGCGTAGACGTGCTCGAACTGGATGTCCACTTGACCCGGGACCGTCGCGTCGTCGTCAGCCACGATGCGACCGTCGACCGCGCGACCAACGGGTCTGGACCGATTGCCGGGATGTCGTTCGACGAGCTGTCGTCGCTCGACGCCGGCTACCGGTTCACGCCTGACGGCGGGAAATCCTATCCCTACCGTGGAACCGGCGTCGTGGTTCCGCTCTTTTCGGACGTCTTGAGTGCCTTTCCTGAGACCCGCGTGAACGTGGATCTCAAATCCCAAGAGCCTGAACTGGCGCAACTTACCTTGGACGCCATCGACGGACAGGAAGCCCGAGATCGCGTCTGCGTCGCCTCGTTCTACCATGGCGCGCTGGAGAGGTTCCGCGAGATCAGCTCGGGACGAGTCGCCACGTCTGCGTCCCCGTTCGAGGCGCGCCTGTTCGCCTACGTCCTGCGATGGCTACCGAGACTGTGGTCGGTTCCGTACGACGCCCTGCAGGTTCCGCTCCGACACCGCAGATGTGAGATCGCGTCACACGGATTCATTTGGGCGGCACACCGGTGGGGAGTCGAGGTCCACGTGTACGACGCGGACGATGAGCCGTCGATCCGTCGATCCGTCGCGTTGGGGGTCGATGGCATCATCTCGGATCGCCCGGATCTCGTCCGGCAGGTTCTCGAGGACATCCATCCGTAG
- a CDS encoding XdhC family protein yields the protein MREAFRHAADLATARARGAFCTVVETTGSTPQKPGAKLLVLPDFTSMGTLGGGCVEAEARKRAAGAMQSGTRELLTFRLNDDYGWDDGLICGGTMRVFVDLTDRDEDAAIYRQIEECHGQGSPVTLSTVIEARDPDDRRTVGSKLLVCADGRRWGSLGSDAADDQALGVAIDAIEDRDACTWTALDGGVIVYTEPLLPQIDLLIAGAGHVGAAVCRFAALCDFRVTVIDDRPEYANRTNLPDAHAIVVADIAQSLRERVLGPQSYVVIVTRGHRNDEECLDAILGSDAGYKGLIGSRRKLKLIFDDLRALGAREDRLTEIHAPIGIDIGSKTVPEIAISIVAELIQTRNARKVR from the coding sequence ATGCGCGAAGCGTTCCGGCATGCCGCAGATCTCGCGACCGCGAGAGCCCGGGGAGCGTTCTGCACCGTCGTCGAGACGACGGGCTCGACGCCGCAGAAACCCGGCGCGAAGCTCCTGGTTCTGCCCGACTTCACGTCGATGGGAACGCTGGGCGGCGGGTGTGTCGAAGCCGAAGCCCGGAAGCGCGCGGCGGGCGCGATGCAGTCCGGGACGCGAGAGCTCCTGACGTTTCGCCTGAACGACGACTACGGTTGGGACGACGGACTCATCTGCGGCGGAACCATGCGTGTGTTCGTCGATCTGACCGACCGTGACGAGGACGCGGCGATCTATCGCCAAATCGAAGAATGCCACGGACAGGGATCGCCGGTAACGCTTTCCACGGTCATCGAAGCGCGTGATCCGGACGACCGGCGGACAGTTGGGTCCAAGCTGCTGGTCTGCGCCGACGGTCGGCGGTGGGGCTCCCTCGGATCCGATGCCGCCGATGACCAGGCTCTCGGCGTCGCCATCGATGCCATCGAGGACCGCGACGCCTGCACCTGGACTGCGCTGGATGGAGGCGTCATCGTCTACACGGAGCCGCTTCTGCCGCAGATCGATCTGCTGATCGCCGGAGCCGGACACGTCGGGGCTGCGGTGTGCCGGTTCGCAGCGCTCTGCGACTTCCGCGTCACCGTCATCGACGACCGCCCCGAGTACGCCAACCGAACGAACCTGCCGGACGCCCACGCGATCGTCGTCGCGGACATCGCCCAGTCACTTCGCGAGCGTGTGCTGGGACCGCAGTCGTACGTGGTCATCGTCACGCGCGGTCACCGCAACGACGAGGAGTGCCTGGACGCGATCTTGGGCTCGGACGCTGGCTACAAAGGGCTGATCGGGAGCCGCCGGAAGCTCAAGCTGATCTTCGACGATCTCAGGGCGCTTGGCGCCAGGGAGGACCGACTCACCGAGATCCACGCGCCAATCGGCATCGACATCGGCTCCAAGACGGTCCCGGAGATCGCGATCAGCATCGTCGCCGAGCTCATCCAGACGAGGAACGCCCGCAAAGTCCGGTAG
- a CDS encoding leucyl aminopeptidase: MTAANDDQAKPMAITVGNEFVLYKGDALIVGVFHEKELSPAGRSLDDTLGGVLTSVLESGDIDGSKDQLALVYVHGRIPAPRVLLIGLGPRDEVTAEGLRRASGNALRHLRGLGLGSAGSVLHSGVPGTGESVGQALAEGALLGLYEFCEYRSPDPKRPPKRLASMSLLDADPGRREELKRGTAIGEAIARATIIARDLSNEPPNRLPPAVLADRVSALAQSAGVACTVLGPEQLREQGFNTILAVGQGSANPPALIVLEHNANLDEAPLVYVGKGICFDSGGLSLKTAGGMVEMKHDMSGAAAVIGAVLAAAELGIARRVVGIVAAAENMPSGTAQRPGDVVRAYGGTTIEVLNTDAEGRLVLADALAYAVSLNPKAVVDVATLTGAVVTALGHQACGMLGREDDSSAALMDRVRAAAAATHERVWQLPLWDDYDEDVKSDVADIKNVGSGAAGTIAGAAFLKRFVGNHAWAHLDIAGVFASDKTTGYSVKGASGFGTRLLTQLARDWTD, encoded by the coding sequence ATGACCGCCGCGAACGACGACCAAGCGAAGCCGATGGCGATCACGGTCGGGAACGAGTTCGTCCTCTACAAGGGCGATGCGCTCATCGTGGGCGTGTTCCACGAGAAGGAACTCAGTCCGGCAGGCAGGTCACTGGACGACACGCTCGGAGGCGTGTTGACGTCTGTGCTGGAGTCGGGCGACATCGACGGCAGCAAGGATCAGCTCGCGCTGGTCTATGTCCACGGTCGCATCCCGGCGCCGCGCGTGCTGCTCATCGGTCTGGGACCCCGCGATGAAGTCACGGCTGAAGGTTTGCGCCGAGCGTCGGGGAACGCGCTGCGCCATCTGCGCGGACTCGGGCTCGGCTCCGCCGGGAGCGTTCTCCACTCAGGCGTGCCGGGAACCGGCGAATCGGTTGGTCAAGCTCTGGCTGAAGGCGCTCTGCTGGGCCTGTACGAGTTCTGTGAATACCGCTCACCCGACCCGAAACGTCCGCCCAAGCGCCTCGCCTCCATGTCATTGCTGGATGCGGACCCAGGACGCCGGGAGGAGCTGAAGCGCGGGACCGCCATCGGCGAGGCGATCGCGCGGGCGACTATCATCGCCAGGGACTTGAGCAACGAGCCACCGAACCGCCTCCCGCCGGCTGTCCTCGCTGACCGCGTGTCGGCGCTCGCCCAGTCGGCTGGCGTGGCGTGCACCGTTCTGGGGCCCGAGCAGCTCCGAGAGCAGGGCTTCAACACAATTCTCGCAGTCGGTCAGGGAAGCGCCAACCCTCCCGCTCTCATCGTGCTCGAACACAACGCGAACCTTGATGAAGCGCCGCTCGTTTACGTCGGCAAGGGCATCTGCTTCGATAGCGGGGGACTGTCGCTCAAGACGGCGGGCGGCATGGTCGAGATGAAGCACGACATGTCGGGCGCTGCGGCGGTCATCGGAGCGGTGCTCGCAGCCGCGGAGCTCGGGATCGCGAGACGGGTCGTCGGTATCGTCGCGGCAGCGGAGAACATGCCGAGCGGAACCGCGCAGCGTCCGGGCGACGTGGTTCGGGCGTATGGCGGCACGACCATCGAAGTGCTCAACACCGATGCCGAGGGTCGCCTCGTGCTGGCTGACGCGCTGGCGTACGCGGTGTCGCTGAACCCAAAGGCGGTCGTGGACGTTGCCACGCTGACCGGAGCCGTCGTCACCGCCCTGGGACACCAAGCGTGCGGCATGCTCGGAAGGGAAGATGACTCCTCCGCCGCCCTCATGGATCGGGTTCGTGCCGCCGCCGCCGCGACCCACGAGCGCGTGTGGCAGTTGCCGTTGTGGGACGACTATGATGAGGACGTCAAGAGCGACGTCGCGGACATCAAGAACGTCGGGAGTGGCGCCGCTGGAACCATCGCGGGCGCGGCGTTCCTCAAGCGGTTCGTCGGGAATCACGCCTGGGCGCACCTCGACATCGCGGGTGTCTTCGCCAGTGACAAGACGACAGGCTATTCCGTCAAAGGCGCCAGCGGGTTCGGTACGCGGCTCCTGACCCAGTTGGCTCGCGACTGGACGGACTGA
- a CDS encoding class II fructose-bisphosphate aldolase family protein yields the protein MALVNLAGLLAHARAHGYGVGAFNVPEYETLQAILDVATEQRSPVIIDVAEVHLKYIDLDDVAHVARRAGERAPVPVALHLDHGETFETIMRAIRAGFTSVMFDGSHLPYEENVRETSEIVRVCHAMGVTVEAELGQVLGGEGTSERFEADPSLYTDPVQAEDFARRTHIDALAISFGTAHGLYKGTPKLDFDRLAEIARRTRMPIVLHGGTGVSDGDFKRAISLGIAKINYYTQLSVAAIESARETLTVDPDLVSYPLLLTTVRQAIRATIARQMQVFGSAGVCDRFPDICVECDVCYPPNRPIGSADAPQSDTEEPGSATVASPGLSGSDLEELVEAVTRSVLKGLSQ from the coding sequence ATGGCATTGGTCAACCTCGCTGGCTTGCTGGCTCACGCGCGAGCTCACGGCTACGGCGTCGGCGCTTTCAATGTGCCCGAGTACGAGACGCTTCAGGCGATCCTCGACGTCGCAACCGAGCAGCGGTCGCCGGTCATCATCGACGTCGCGGAGGTCCATCTGAAGTACATCGACCTCGACGACGTGGCTCATGTCGCGCGCCGCGCCGGTGAACGCGCTCCGGTTCCAGTCGCGCTCCACCTGGATCACGGCGAGACGTTCGAGACGATCATGCGGGCGATTCGGGCGGGATTCACGTCGGTGATGTTCGACGGCTCTCACCTGCCGTACGAGGAGAATGTCCGGGAGACGTCCGAGATCGTCCGGGTCTGTCATGCGATGGGGGTCACCGTCGAAGCCGAACTCGGACAGGTGCTCGGCGGCGAAGGCACCAGCGAGCGTTTCGAGGCGGACCCGTCCCTCTACACGGATCCCGTCCAGGCAGAGGACTTCGCGCGTCGAACGCACATCGACGCGCTGGCGATCTCTTTCGGGACGGCTCACGGTCTCTACAAGGGCACGCCGAAGCTGGATTTCGACCGGCTTGCAGAAATCGCCCGTCGGACACGGATGCCCATCGTGCTCCATGGTGGAACCGGCGTCAGCGATGGGGACTTCAAACGAGCCATCTCGCTCGGAATCGCCAAGATCAACTACTACACCCAATTGAGTGTCGCCGCCATCGAATCCGCCCGTGAGACGCTCACAGTCGACCCGGACCTTGTCAGCTACCCACTGCTGCTGACGACGGTGCGGCAGGCGATCCGCGCGACCATCGCAAGGCAGATGCAGGTCTTCGGCAGCGCCGGAGTCTGCGACCGGTTCCCGGACATCTGCGTCGAGTGCGACGTGTGCTATCCGCCGAATCGACCCATCGGGTCCGCGGATGCTCCTCAATCGGACACTGAGGAACCGGGATCGGCGACCGTCGCATCGCCGGGGCTTTCGGGTTCGGACCTTGAGGAACTGGTCGAAGCCGTCACACGGAGCGTGCTGAAAGGACTCAGCCAGTAG
- a CDS encoding deoxyribonuclease IV — protein MMPNRPPLGAHVSAAGGMATAFERADQYGAEVIQVFTGNPRQHALRRFTQEELSQYREERALHGNPIVMSHASYLINLASPKENVRLNSRKALEAELNRCALLDIDRVVLHVGSGLDGSREESMSHVVDGLQEVIAAADGTAVVLLETSAGQGASVGDRFEDLARLLARLEPSARFGVCFDTCHVFAAGYDLRGDGYDATWKAFDQTVGIDRVMAIHLNDSKCDLGGRVDRHEHPGEGSLGIEPFRRVVNDSRLRHVPCFIETPDDLQYHARNLATLKSLADPGDEPKSADPA, from the coding sequence ATGATGCCGAATCGCCCGCCCTTGGGGGCTCATGTCAGCGCAGCCGGCGGCATGGCTACTGCGTTCGAACGCGCGGACCAGTACGGAGCCGAAGTGATCCAGGTGTTCACCGGGAACCCGCGTCAGCACGCTCTGCGCCGGTTCACCCAGGAAGAGCTCTCGCAGTATCGCGAAGAGCGCGCGCTGCACGGCAATCCCATCGTCATGTCTCACGCATCCTACCTGATCAACTTGGCGTCTCCCAAGGAAAACGTCCGCCTCAACTCACGGAAGGCGCTCGAAGCGGAACTGAATCGGTGTGCACTGCTCGACATCGACCGCGTGGTGCTCCATGTGGGATCGGGACTCGACGGGTCGCGCGAGGAATCGATGTCCCATGTGGTCGATGGTCTCCAGGAGGTCATCGCAGCGGCAGATGGAACCGCCGTCGTGCTTCTCGAAACGTCGGCGGGGCAGGGGGCTTCGGTCGGCGACCGGTTTGAGGACTTGGCACGACTGTTGGCGCGCCTGGAGCCGTCTGCGCGATTCGGCGTGTGCTTCGACACGTGTCACGTGTTCGCCGCCGGTTACGACCTTCGCGGCGATGGGTACGACGCGACATGGAAGGCGTTCGACCAGACCGTCGGAATCGACCGAGTGATGGCGATCCACCTGAACGACTCCAAGTGCGACCTCGGAGGGCGAGTGGACCGGCACGAACATCCGGGGGAGGGCAGCCTCGGGATCGAGCCGTTCCGCCGGGTCGTCAACGACTCCCGGCTGCGCCACGTGCCGTGTTTCATCGAGACGCCGGATGATCTACAATACCATGCGCGCAATCTGGCTACTCTGAAGTCGCTCGCGGATCCTGGCGACGAACCGAAGTCCGCCGATCCAGCCTAG
- a CDS encoding DUF309 domain-containing protein codes for MTDVPVSMIEWIRRGIDEFNRELFFEAHETLEQVWRSEWRQNRRPFYQGLIQLSVGFYHWRNGNRRGAVNLLRRGSTNLAAYAPKFHGIDVSALLSRARECAERIEKDPDGREFGYARHLVPRIGLDDLGSLQRDWEE; via the coding sequence GTGACCGATGTACCGGTGAGCATGATCGAGTGGATTCGTCGAGGAATCGACGAGTTCAACCGCGAGCTCTTCTTCGAGGCGCATGAGACGCTCGAGCAGGTCTGGCGCTCTGAATGGCGGCAGAACCGCCGTCCCTTCTACCAGGGACTCATCCAGTTGTCTGTGGGGTTCTACCACTGGCGGAACGGGAACCGGCGCGGAGCCGTCAACCTGCTGCGACGGGGCTCGACCAATCTGGCAGCCTACGCGCCGAAGTTCCATGGCATCGACGTGTCCGCGTTGTTGAGCAGGGCTCGGGAATGCGCCGAGCGCATTGAGAAGGACCCGGACGGGCGCGAGTTCGGGTACGCGCGCCATCTTGTCCCACGGATCGGGCTGGATGACCTGGGTTCGCTGCAGCGTGATTGGGAGGAATGA
- a CDS encoding sulfurtransferase, with translation MIDAVEIVDAGAWEPTQGSCVVDARPSALFARAHLPSALTFDVTRHCSPDLASPAATRRIGDWLSAAGIRSTDRVVLYDDGSLMQVGCALQLLDRVCHSGVAMLDGGIRRWHSRGKPLTNAMQSSGSVAYAPRGERASVVSMEWIMERIGDGDVVFVDARSAGEYSGAERESQKAGHIPGAVHFDWVRTLAVDASGIASLRATDALRAELSSSGITPDKDVVVYCQRGLRSAQLYGVLRALGFPRVRNYAGSWAEWGNHPSTLVEVSR, from the coding sequence GTGATCGACGCCGTGGAGATCGTCGATGCCGGCGCTTGGGAACCGACCCAGGGTTCATGTGTCGTCGACGCGCGTCCCTCCGCCTTGTTTGCCCGAGCCCACCTTCCAAGCGCCCTGACCTTCGATGTCACGAGACACTGCTCGCCTGATCTCGCGAGCCCAGCGGCAACTCGACGGATCGGCGATTGGCTGAGCGCAGCAGGGATCCGCTCGACGGATCGAGTCGTGCTCTACGACGACGGATCGCTGATGCAGGTCGGATGCGCGCTGCAGCTCCTGGATCGAGTCTGCCACAGTGGCGTCGCCATGCTTGATGGCGGGATCCGTCGATGGCATTCGAGAGGGAAGCCGCTGACGAACGCCATGCAGTCGTCGGGCTCCGTCGCCTACGCGCCGCGAGGGGAACGCGCCTCGGTCGTTTCGATGGAGTGGATCATGGAGCGGATCGGCGACGGGGACGTGGTGTTCGTCGACGCACGGTCTGCCGGCGAGTACTCCGGCGCGGAGCGCGAGTCGCAGAAGGCGGGGCACATTCCCGGCGCTGTACACTTCGATTGGGTGCGGACGCTCGCCGTCGATGCATCGGGCATCGCGTCCCTTCGCGCGACAGACGCACTGCGGGCTGAGCTTTCATCCAGCGGGATCACGCCGGACAAGGACGTGGTCGTCTACTGTCAGCGCGGTCTTCGTTCGGCGCAGTTGTACGGGGTGCTGCGCGCGCTCGGGTTCCCCCGTGTGCGCAACTACGCGGGTTCCTGGGCGGAGTGGGGCAACCACCCGTCGACTCTGGTCGAAGTGTCACGGTGA
- the iscX gene encoding Fe-S cluster assembly protein IscX yields MAKLTWEDHEDIALDLIDAHPDIDVLSISFPTLHRWICQLERFDDDPEASNERTLEAIQMIWYEEVKDTMPTDGRGVER; encoded by the coding sequence ATGGCAAAGCTGACTTGGGAAGACCATGAGGACATCGCCCTCGACTTGATCGATGCGCATCCAGACATCGATGTGCTCTCGATCAGTTTCCCCACTCTCCATCGCTGGATCTGCCAACTGGAACGCTTCGATGACGACCCCGAGGCGTCGAACGAACGAACCCTCGAAGCCATCCAGATGATCTGGTACGAGGAGGTGAAGGACACGATGCCGACCGACGGCAGAGGCGTCGAGCGGTGA
- a CDS encoding NADH-quinone oxidoreductase subunit I, translating to MRQYIRNIYAGVWTAMVGMRITIKEFFTPAVTLQYPEERPRIPDGYRGRLHNHFEDCVVCLACQRDCPVDCIHIEYEEAPKGMQFATTSGGMPIRRNASRFDIDMSQCMYCGLCTEACPTECLKMTKDFEYATYDRNDLIYEFAKPWGAPVGSAAKGSRKGDAA from the coding sequence ATGCGTCAATACATCCGGAACATCTACGCGGGCGTCTGGACAGCCATGGTGGGAATGCGAATCACCATCAAGGAGTTCTTCACTCCAGCCGTGACGCTCCAGTACCCGGAAGAGCGACCACGGATTCCAGACGGGTACCGCGGCAGACTGCACAACCACTTCGAGGACTGCGTCGTCTGCCTCGCCTGTCAGCGTGACTGCCCGGTCGATTGCATCCACATCGAGTACGAAGAGGCTCCCAAGGGGATGCAGTTCGCGACGACCTCCGGCGGCATGCCCATCCGGCGGAACGCGTCGCGGTTCGACATCGACATGTCCCAGTGCATGTATTGCGGGCTCTGCACCGAGGCGTGCCCAACGGAATGCCTGAAGATGACCAAGGACTTCGAGTACGCGACCTACGACCGAAACGACCTGATCTACGAGTTCGCCAAGCCCTGGGGCGCGCCCGTGGGCTCCGCCGCCAAGGGCAGCCGCAAGGGCGACGCCGCCTGA
- the thiC gene encoding phosphomethylpyrimidine synthase ThiC: MAPQSRPRHRSAAEHGSSVPSIEKAYVEGSRGIRVPVRRVHLSDGSPHVDLYDTSGPQGHDPHVGLPALRSEWIAARPGVEDVPAERRSRLAERIPETLRRRVLRGTQTVTQLHYARQGTVTEEMRFAALREGESAEVVRDEIAAGRAILPANINHPESEPMVIGRRFLVKVNANIGNSAVASSTEEEVDKLRWATRWGADTVMDLSTGKQIHETREWILRNSAVPIGTVPIYQALEKVGGKAEELTFDIFYDTLVEQAEQGVDYFTIHAGVLLRYIPMTANRLTGIVSRGGSIMAKWCLAHHQENFLYTRFRDICDLMRRYDVAFSLGDGLRPGSIADANDEAQFAELKTQGELTRIAWEYDVQVMNEGPGHIPMHRIRENVEKQMEWCDEAPFYTLGPLTTDVAPGYDHITSAIGAAMIGWYGTALLCYVTPKEHLGLPDRDDVREGVIAYKIAAHAADLAKGHAKAQEWDDALSRARFEFRWEDQFNLSLDPNTAREFHDETLPSDAAKVAHFCSMCGPHFCSMRITQDIREFAKIRGVDEADAVALGLREKAVEYREQAGAD; this comes from the coding sequence ATGGCTCCGCAGAGCCGCCCGCGCCATCGTTCCGCTGCCGAACACGGGTCGTCGGTGCCCAGCATCGAGAAGGCGTACGTCGAGGGTTCGCGCGGCATCCGAGTGCCGGTACGACGCGTCCATCTGTCGGATGGCTCGCCCCACGTCGATCTCTACGACACCAGCGGGCCCCAGGGTCACGACCCGCACGTCGGGTTGCCGGCGTTGCGCAGCGAGTGGATCGCCGCCCGTCCCGGGGTCGAGGATGTCCCAGCCGAGCGGCGCAGCAGACTCGCCGAACGGATCCCGGAGACCCTTCGGCGGCGCGTGCTACGCGGGACCCAGACCGTCACGCAGCTACACTATGCGCGACAAGGGACCGTTACCGAGGAGATGCGGTTCGCCGCGTTGCGGGAAGGTGAGTCCGCCGAGGTCGTCCGCGATGAGATCGCCGCTGGACGCGCCATTCTGCCGGCGAACATCAACCATCCCGAATCGGAACCGATGGTCATCGGCAGGCGGTTCCTCGTCAAGGTGAACGCGAACATCGGGAACTCCGCCGTCGCGTCCTCCACTGAGGAGGAGGTCGACAAGCTCCGATGGGCGACGCGGTGGGGAGCCGACACGGTGATGGACCTCTCCACGGGCAAGCAGATCCACGAGACGCGCGAGTGGATCCTCCGCAACTCGGCAGTGCCCATCGGAACCGTCCCCATCTACCAGGCGCTTGAGAAGGTGGGCGGCAAGGCGGAAGAGCTGACGTTCGACATCTTCTATGACACGCTCGTCGAGCAGGCGGAACAGGGCGTCGACTACTTCACGATCCACGCCGGGGTGCTGCTGCGGTATATCCCGATGACGGCGAACCGGTTGACGGGGATCGTCTCGCGGGGCGGCAGCATCATGGCGAAGTGGTGCCTGGCTCACCACCAGGAGAACTTCCTCTACACCCGCTTTCGCGACATCTGCGATCTGATGCGCCGCTACGACGTGGCGTTCTCACTGGGCGATGGTCTGAGACCTGGTTCCATTGCCGACGCAAACGACGAAGCCCAGTTCGCAGAGCTCAAGACCCAGGGCGAACTGACGCGCATCGCGTGGGAGTACGACGTTCAGGTGATGAACGAAGGACCCGGTCACATCCCGATGCACCGGATCCGCGAGAACGTCGAGAAGCAGATGGAATGGTGCGATGAAGCGCCGTTCTACACGCTGGGCCCGTTGACCACCGACGTCGCGCCCGGCTACGACCACATCACATCGGCGATCGGCGCGGCGATGATCGGCTGGTACGGCACGGCGCTCCTGTGCTACGTGACGCCGAAAGAGCATCTCGGGCTCCCCGACCGTGACGACGTGCGCGAGGGCGTCATCGCCTACAAGATCGCCGCGCATGCCGCTGACCTGGCGAAGGGACACGCCAAGGCTCAGGAGTGGGACGACGCACTGTCACGAGCACGATTCGAATTCCGATGGGAAGACCAGTTCAACCTGTCACTGGATCCCAACACGGCGCGAGAGTTCCACGACGAGACTCTTCCTTCCGACGCCGCCAAGGTGGCACACTTCTGCAGTATGTGCGGGCCCCATTTCTGCAGCATGCGGATCACGCAGGACATCCGGGAGTTCGCCAAGATACGCGGCGTCGACGAAGCCGATGCCGTCGCGCTGGGGCTGCGGGAGAAGGCAGTCGAGTACCGCGAGCAGGCAGGCGCGGACTAG